Proteins encoded by one window of Nasonia vitripennis strain AsymCx chromosome 5, Nvit_psr_1.1, whole genome shotgun sequence:
- the LOC100679044 gene encoding putative leucine-rich repeat-containing protein DDB_G0290503 isoform X3 codes for MALMSEAHWSQAMRSLWLSCLLWESLLPSLEAHPLGPTLPLGTNESLRHWELHWLKYTIGLLGIMVTAFTLVGCLCCRRNRRPKGFQEFKDGSSIENDVSVPQLQGLELQVPVSISLNDRVQFEPLPVERFVPEICVSPRPKPPPPSPSLLDEESESDRSTLRDSCHEWFQKTDLHVPREKLKYLREMGHGWFGKVVEGCAELQGTNLGKTNVKNGNVVVRILTEEATAKEKAWFLGEATPYFKLRHRNILSLFGSCLETDPYLLLFESCPLGDLKGFLRSNRDAESRQALDKENMPTRIAIEVGAGLRHMHEHGLAHTDLSARNCLVASDLSIKLGDYGTGVEKYPGDYYVLGDRALPIRWSAPESVECTETTIETREITPRANLWSYAVLLWEIAMWGERPYNDLEDEKVIEMLLSSKSGLKPVGSQLLLQNSDNCASNLLEAIKTCLVLEPEKRSPLEQVRHVLLKDQLEAETSDFEQRWETLRPNITQNQPRSASLQDLRGSLDSEQWPSLTQTSFRLGPEEPVKNAPGGLVRSRYPFRDSDSETEEESWRGRVERGAYTEKVKQKSKSVADLMVLVHIEPDSDADLSLGPQMPMAEKSLSMKKRLPARGSDSDLPSAIFDDQFDLALRKLRDPLVPGNSLRGSRITQNTNSAERPKLLTLTMDQGQTPILRLAFESKVESLKEESLVKSEIKTLNKEPNIQSSENEGMKLLSRNDLNQSPIRYNEQVAASTITSISKDVTGSQTVLAVSEGSNIAPSCFSNNFQVTDLDNDEEEKDENETLKNNNHAVKVKLIDVNSWNNALDTALEQKSADFNNFTTPSPIHKIESTNEEAITPSPQSRAEYSAEDAEDEYSNAEDLPGLSKRHLPIDDEEDRKRMSTPDDERSSDSGFRDKESCEEEESPLIGPLPNLVASQSNTPKSTTTHDSAEEEQLRILFELDTILDAECYGTLNDSLDPSVDKALLLQVSEGSPSNTIQRDTDLEAETSETVQSSSEATGETEREIVQIDKSSSDEANLSCSAVLDSQPMDSECGPVDSTHRAALLSEDLNSSASHHAAESSSWPCLASLDNNEDEDSSTMSLRSDNSYVSFGMDEEFVAAIRNELREKLPHAQMSVVEAQEPHDEDEPSLVSDLDSKNWDDEVEEELAERSGAVDISIRYNTYGTPLSPILEERESAGNSESFNNTRDDSRDASITSKGGSNSLSEDDVLLIDTQTNRATLVEGGSTHSQESQELSNHDSSEDDNRNITNMYHHHNRPLYPLDKRFGGILTGGTGAPLPSPEDEACKWQQQMSAFPMLPPQLQDNLMSTSFASEQDWDSDEEDDGEGPSESIDNEIGDEDDNDDDDDDDDDEGEDAVMDEDDDDDDDDEENSSSSGEFVWQQYGAGTAHLESHETENSKKISELDEADEAEEDTGEEFETEDEVEEEFTPSAWDATLAPHRSALRSPEKALKTGDEVDQKKSVWFKKQRYHCVYEYPKETPPIESQSPVTSAWEPTSYTDWEEMIDNIDRLNFQPMDYFETNNAKGDEEFFVSSSNRPFQFQSGDGKCVSQFFPGASGSGAASTSQESPSQEFQSQQTEEAVSGQQQSFSDRQQLGELRHTRDRLKLNLVNPSSSSNGNNRVVQMCNPVKQGIKVSDDDDDDDDNEEEDNIDKTRLSDERLHQDESKSDEISEKELNPQSDSYVKDAKVETVPIQESPVVQQSLTPVKSSPSADEQSSSDNLESKSNRDDLDVD; via the exons ATGGCTTTGATGTCTGAAGCACACTGGAGCCAAGCTATGCGGAGTCTCTGGCTGAGCTGTTTGCTCTGGGAGAGCCTCCTACCCAGTCTGGAGGCTCATCCTCTTGGGCCTACACTTCCACTGG GTACCAATGAATCGCTGAGGCACTGGGAACTTCACTGGCTCAAATACACCATAGGTTTATTAGGAATCATGGTTACAGCATTCACATTAGTAGGCTGTTTGTGCTGTCGTAGGAATCGTCGGCCAAAGGGTTTTCAG GAATTCAAGGATGGCAGCTCTATTGAGAATGACGTCTCGGTGCCGCAGCTGCAAGGATTGGAGCTGCAGGTACCAGTCAGCATCAGTCTCAACGACCGCGTGCAGTTCGAGCCCCTGCCCGTCGAGCGCTTTGTTCCGGAAATCTGCGTATCCCCGAGGCCAAAGCCACCGCCACCCTCGCCATCACTGTTGGACGAGGAATCCGAGTCAGACAGATCGACCCTGCGAGACTCCTGTCATGAATGGTTCCAGAAGACAGATCTACACGTACCTCGTGAAAAACTCAAGTACCTGCGAGAGATGGGTCATGGATGGTTTGGGAAAGTTGTCGAGGGTTGTGCCGAATTGCAGGGCACTAATCTG gGAAAGACTAATGTAAAAAATGGCAACGTCGTCGTAAGGATACTGACCGAGGAGGCTACCGCTAAAGAGAAAGCCTGGTTCCTCGGCGAGGCGACGCCCTATTTTAAGCTCCGCCATCGTAACATCCTGTCGCTGTTCGGCTCATGTCTGGAAACTGATCCGTACCTGCTGCTCTTCGAGTCCTGCCCTTTGGGCGACTTAAAGGGTTTTCTGCGCTCCAATCGAGACGCTGAGTCGCGACAGGCTCTCGACAAGGAGAACATGCCCACGCGTATTGCCATCGAGGTCGGCGCTGGCCTACGACATATGCACGAACACGGGCTCGCCCACACGGATTTGTCGGCGAGGAACTGTCTTGTCGCTTCAGATTTGTCCATCAAGTTGGGCGATTATGGGACAGGCGTTGAAAAATATCCTGGAGACTATTATGTTCTAG GTGACAGAGCACTGCCGATTAGATGGTCGGCTCCAGAATCTGTGGAGTGTACGGAAACGACGATAGAAACCCGCGAAATAACTCCGCGTGCCAATTTGTGGAGTTACGCGGTTTTGTTGTGGGAAATAGCGATGTGGGGCGAACGACCATACAACGATTTAGAAGATGAAAAAGTCATAGAGATGTTATTATCCTCGAAGTCTGGACTAAAACCAGTTGGTTCACAATTGCTTTTGCAAAACAGTGACAACTGCGCTTCCAATTTGTTAGAAGCAATAAAAACTTGCCTTGTTCTTGAACCTGAGAAGAGATCACCTTTGGAACAG GTAAGACACGTACTTTTAAAAGACCAGCTAGAAGCTGAGACGTCGGATTTTGAGCAACGATGGGAAACCTTGCGACCAAACATCACTCAAAATCAACCAAGAAGTGCAAGCCTCCAAGATTTACGAGGCAGTCTTGACTCGGAGCAATGGCCCAGTCTTACTCAAACATCGTTCCGGCTTGGGCCCGAGGAGCCCGTAAAGAATGCACCTGGAGGTTTGGTACGAAGCCGATACCCGTTCCGCGACTCGGATTCAGAAACAGAAGAGGAGAGCTGGCGGGGCAGAGTCGAACGCGGTGCATATACTGAAAAAGTTaaacaaaaatctaaatcagTGGCAGATTTAATGGTACTAGTACACATAGAACCTGACTCTGACGCAGACTTGTCGCTGGGGCCCCAG ATGCCTATGGCAGAAAAATCTTTGTCAATGAAGAAAAGACTACCAGCGAGGGGTAGCGATAGCGATCTACCAAGTGCTATCTTTGACGATCAATTTGATCTCGCGCTAAGGAAGCTCAGAGATCCTCTTGTACCTGGAAACAGCTTGAGAGGGTCAAGAATAACGCAGAATACTAACTCTGCGGAGCGGCCCAAATTGCTGACTTTAACAATGGACCAAGGCCAAACGCCGATACTGAGACTGGCCTTTGAGTCTAAAGTGGAGAGTCTTAAAGAAGAGAGTCTCgtaaaaagtgaaataaaaactttaaataaagaaccta ATATCCAGTCCTCTGAGAATGAAGGAATGAAACTTTTGTCAAGGAACGATTTGAACCAATCCCCGATACGATACAATGAACAAGTCGCCGCATCGACGATCACATCGATTTCAAAAGATGTGACGGGATCTCAGACTGTTTTGGCTGTGAGCGAGGGAAGCAATATAGCGCCTTCTtgtttttctaataattttcaaGTAACTGACCTTGACAACGATGAGGAGGAAAAAGACGAAAAtgaaactttaaaaaataataatcacgcTGTTAAAGTAAAATTGATTGACGTGAATTCGTGGAACAATGCTCTTGATACCGCCCTGGAGCAGAAGTCAGcggattttaataattttacaacgCCCTCGCCGATACATAAGATTGAATCAACAAACGAAGAAGCCATCACGCCATCACCACAGTCGCGCGCAGAGTATTCGGCCGAAGATGCCGAAGACGAGTATTCAAACGCCGAGGATTTACCTGGATTGTCGAAACGACACTTGCCGATAGACGATGAGGAGGACAGGAAGCGAATGTCAACTCCTGACGATGAACGTAGCTCTGACTCTGGCTTCCGTGATAAAGAGTCTTGCGAAGAAGAGGAGAGTCCGTTAATTGGTCCGCTGCCAAATCTCGTTGCCTCGCAATCCAACACACCAAAGTCTACGACGACTCACGATAGTGCTGAGGAGGAACAGCTGCGTATACTCTTCGAGCTGGATACTATTCTGGATGCAGAGTGTTACGGCACGCTGAACGACTCCTTAGATCCCAGTGTTGATAAAGCGCTACTACTTCAG GTATCCGAAGGCTCACCATCGAACACCATACAACGAGACACAGATCTCGAGGCTGAGACGTCTGAGACCGTACAGTCGTCGAGTGAGGCAACGGGCGAAACCGAGCGAGAAATAGTGCAGATTGACAAGTCTAGTAGCGACGAGGCGAATTTAAGCTGCAGCGCCGTTCTCGACTCTCAACCCATGGATTCCGAATGTGGTCCCGTAGATTCGACTCATCGGGCGGCTTTATTAAGCGAAGATTTAAACAGCAGCGCCTCACACCATGCTGCTGAGAGCAGTAGTTGGCCCTGTTTAGCTTCATTAGACAACAACGAGGACGAGGATAGCTCGACAATGTCGCTACGTAGCGACAACTCCTACGTGTCCTTCGGTATGGACGAGGAATTTGTCGCGGCGATTCGCAACGAACTACGGGAGAAACTTCCTCATGCGCAGATGTCAGTAGTCGAGGCTCAGGAACCCCACGATGAAGATGAGCCTTCACTCGTCAGCGATCTAGATAGCAAAAATTGGGATGACGAAGTTGAGGAAGAACTCGCAGAACGTAGTGGTGCAGTTGACATATCTATTAGGTATAACACGTATGGTACGCCTTTGAGTCCAATCCTGGAAGAACGCGAGAGTGCCGGCAACTCAGAGTCGTTCAACAATACGAGAGACGATTCACGAGATGCTTCAATAACGTCTAAGGGTGGTAGCAACTCCCTCTCCGAAGACGATGTTCTTCTCATAGACACGCAAACGAACCGGGCTACGCTTGTAGAGGGTGGCTCCACGCACTCGCAAGAATCGCAGGAGCTATCAAATCACGACTCGTCCGAAGATGACAACCGCAACATCACCAACATGTATCACCACCACAACAGACCCTTGTATCCACTAGACAAGAGGTTCGGCGGCATTTTGACGGGTGGCACTGGAGCTCCGCTTCCAAGTCCTGAGGACGAGGCCTGCAAGTGGCAACAGCAGATGTCTGCATTTCCGATGCTGCCACCTCAGCTCCAGGACAATCTCATGTCAACAAGCTTCGCAAGCGAACAAGATTGGGATAGCGATGAGGAGGACGACGGAGAGGGTCCCAGTGAGTCCATAGACAACGAAATTGGCGATGAAGATGataacgacgacgatgatgatgatgatgatgatgaaggCGAAGACGCTGTGATGGATGAggacgatgacgatgacgatgacgatgaaGAAAACAGTTCGAGCTCTGGAGAATTTGTTTGGCAG CAATACGGCGCGGGTACAGCGCATCTAGAGAGTCATGAGACTGAAAATTCAAAGAAAATCAGCGAGTTGGACGAAGCCGACGAGGCAGAAGAAGATACGGGTGAAGAATTCGAGACTGAAGACGAAGTCGAAGAAGAGTTTACACCGTCGGCCTGGGATGCAACTTTGGCACCCCATCGATCGGCCCTCAGATCACCTGAAAAGGCTCTGAAAACTGGG GATGAAGTG GATCAAAAGAAGAGCGTGTGGTTTAAAAAGCAACGTTACCATTGTGTTTACGAGTATCCAAAAGAGACGCCGCCTATCGAAAGTCAAAGTCCCGTGACATCCGCTTGGGAGCCGACTTCGTATACAG aCTGGGAAGAAATGATCGATAACATCGATAGATTGAATTTCCAACCAATGGATTATTTTGAGACTAATAATGCCA AAGGAGATGAGGAGTTCTTTGTGAGCAGTTCGAACCGTCCGTTCCAGTTTCAGTCGGGAGATGGAAAATGCGTTAGTCAATTCTTTCCCGGCGCTAGCGGCAGTGGCGCTGCATCAACGTCCCAAGAAAGTCCGAGCCAGGAATTCCAGAGCCAGCAAACCGAAGAAGCAGTCTCTGGACAGCAGCAATCTTTCAGCGATCGCCAGCAGTTGGGCGAATTGAGGCACACACGCGATCGACTAAAATTGAACCTAGTAAATCCGTCGTCTTCGTCGAATGGCAACAACAGGGTCGTGCAAATGTGCAATCCGGTGAAGCAGGGTATTAAAGtgagcgacgacgacgatgacgacgacgacaacgaggaGGAAGATAATATCGACAAAACGAGGTTAAGCGATGAGAGGCTGCACCAGGACGAATCTAAATCGGATGAGATATCTGAAAAAGAATTGAACCCTCAATCTGATTCTTACGTCAAAGATGCCAAGGTAGAGACAGTTCCTATTCAGGAATCGCCCGTTGTTCAGCAGTCTTTAACTCCCGTGAAATCGTCGCCGTCCGCTGACGAGCAAAGCAGTAGCGATAATCTTGAGTCGAAGAGCAATCGCGATGATCTCGATGTCGATTAA
- the LOC100679044 gene encoding putative leucine-rich repeat-containing protein DDB_G0290503 isoform X2, with the protein MALMSEAHWSQAMRSLWLSCLLWESLLPSLEAHPLGPTLPLGTNESLRHWELHWLKYTIGLLGIMVTAFTLVGCLCCRRNRRPKGFQDSAGNINKEFKDGSSIENDVSVPQLQGLELQVPVSISLNDRVQFEPLPVERFVPEICVSPRPKPPPPSPSLLDEESESDRSTLRDSCHEWFQKTDLHVPREKLKYLREMGHGWFGKVVEGCAELQGTNLGKTNVKNGNVVVRILTEEATAKEKAWFLGEATPYFKLRHRNILSLFGSCLETDPYLLLFESCPLGDLKGFLRSNRDAESRQALDKENMPTRIAIEVGAGLRHMHEHGLAHTDLSARNCLVASDLSIKLGDYGTGVEKYPGDYYVLGDRALPIRWSAPESVECTETTIETREITPRANLWSYAVLLWEIAMWGERPYNDLEDEKVIEMLLSSKSGLKPVGSQLLLQNSDNCASNLLEAIKTCLVLEPEKRSPLEQVRHVLLKDQLEAETSDFEQRWETLRPNITQNQPRSASLQDLRGSLDSEQWPSLTQTSFRLGPEEPVKNAPGGLVRSRYPFRDSDSETEEESWRGRVERGAYTEKVKQKSKSVADLMVLVHIEPDSDADLSLGPQMPMAEKSLSMKKRLPARGSDSDLPSAIFDDQFDLALRKLRDPLVPGNSLRGSRITQNTNSAERPKLLTLTMDQGQTPILRLAFESKVESLKEESLVKSEIKTLNKEPNIQSSENEGMKLLSRNDLNQSPIRYNEQVAASTITSISKDVTGSQTVLAVSEGSNIAPSCFSNNFQVTDLDNDEEEKDENETLKNNNHAVKVKLIDVNSWNNALDTALEQKSADFNNFTTPSPIHKIESTNEEAITPSPQSRAEYSAEDAEDEYSNAEDLPGLSKRHLPIDDEEDRKRMSTPDDERSSDSGFRDKESCEEEESPLIGPLPNLVASQSNTPKSTTTHDSAEEEQLRILFELDTILDAECYGTLNDSLDPSVDKALLLQVSEGSPSNTIQRDTDLEAETSETVQSSSEATGETEREIVQIDKSSSDEANLSCSAVLDSQPMDSECGPVDSTHRAALLSEDLNSSASHHAAESSSWPCLASLDNNEDEDSSTMSLRSDNSYVSFGMDEEFVAAIRNELREKLPHAQMSVVEAQEPHDEDEPSLVSDLDSKNWDDEVEEELAERSGAVDISIRYNTYGTPLSPILEERESAGNSESFNNTRDDSRDASITSKGGSNSLSEDDVLLIDTQTNRATLVEGGSTHSQESQELSNHDSSEDDNRNITNMYHHHNRPLYPLDKRFGGILTGGTGAPLPSPEDEACKWQQQMSAFPMLPPQLQDNLMSTSFASEQDWDSDEEDDGEGPSESIDNEIGDEDDNDDDDDDDDDEGEDAVMDEDDDDDDDDEENSSSSGEFVWQQYGAGTAHLESHETENSKKISELDEADEAEEDTGEEFETEDEVEEEFTPSAWDATLAPHRSALRSPEKALKTGDQKKSVWFKKQRYHCVYEYPKETPPIESQSPVTSAWEPTSYTDWEEMIDNIDRLNFQPMDYFETNNAKGDEEFFVSSSNRPFQFQSGDGKCVSQFFPGASGSGAASTSQESPSQEFQSQQTEEAVSGQQQSFSDRQQLGELRHTRDRLKLNLVNPSSSSNGNNRVVQMCNPVKQGIKVSDDDDDDDDNEEEDNIDKTRLSDERLHQDESKSDEISEKELNPQSDSYVKDAKVETVPIQESPVVQQSLTPVKSSPSADEQSSSDNLESKSNRDDLDVD; encoded by the exons ATGGCTTTGATGTCTGAAGCACACTGGAGCCAAGCTATGCGGAGTCTCTGGCTGAGCTGTTTGCTCTGGGAGAGCCTCCTACCCAGTCTGGAGGCTCATCCTCTTGGGCCTACACTTCCACTGG GTACCAATGAATCGCTGAGGCACTGGGAACTTCACTGGCTCAAATACACCATAGGTTTATTAGGAATCATGGTTACAGCATTCACATTAGTAGGCTGTTTGTGCTGTCGTAGGAATCGTCGGCCAAAGGGTTTTCAG GACTCTGCCGGAAATATAAATAAG GAATTCAAGGATGGCAGCTCTATTGAGAATGACGTCTCGGTGCCGCAGCTGCAAGGATTGGAGCTGCAGGTACCAGTCAGCATCAGTCTCAACGACCGCGTGCAGTTCGAGCCCCTGCCCGTCGAGCGCTTTGTTCCGGAAATCTGCGTATCCCCGAGGCCAAAGCCACCGCCACCCTCGCCATCACTGTTGGACGAGGAATCCGAGTCAGACAGATCGACCCTGCGAGACTCCTGTCATGAATGGTTCCAGAAGACAGATCTACACGTACCTCGTGAAAAACTCAAGTACCTGCGAGAGATGGGTCATGGATGGTTTGGGAAAGTTGTCGAGGGTTGTGCCGAATTGCAGGGCACTAATCTG gGAAAGACTAATGTAAAAAATGGCAACGTCGTCGTAAGGATACTGACCGAGGAGGCTACCGCTAAAGAGAAAGCCTGGTTCCTCGGCGAGGCGACGCCCTATTTTAAGCTCCGCCATCGTAACATCCTGTCGCTGTTCGGCTCATGTCTGGAAACTGATCCGTACCTGCTGCTCTTCGAGTCCTGCCCTTTGGGCGACTTAAAGGGTTTTCTGCGCTCCAATCGAGACGCTGAGTCGCGACAGGCTCTCGACAAGGAGAACATGCCCACGCGTATTGCCATCGAGGTCGGCGCTGGCCTACGACATATGCACGAACACGGGCTCGCCCACACGGATTTGTCGGCGAGGAACTGTCTTGTCGCTTCAGATTTGTCCATCAAGTTGGGCGATTATGGGACAGGCGTTGAAAAATATCCTGGAGACTATTATGTTCTAG GTGACAGAGCACTGCCGATTAGATGGTCGGCTCCAGAATCTGTGGAGTGTACGGAAACGACGATAGAAACCCGCGAAATAACTCCGCGTGCCAATTTGTGGAGTTACGCGGTTTTGTTGTGGGAAATAGCGATGTGGGGCGAACGACCATACAACGATTTAGAAGATGAAAAAGTCATAGAGATGTTATTATCCTCGAAGTCTGGACTAAAACCAGTTGGTTCACAATTGCTTTTGCAAAACAGTGACAACTGCGCTTCCAATTTGTTAGAAGCAATAAAAACTTGCCTTGTTCTTGAACCTGAGAAGAGATCACCTTTGGAACAG GTAAGACACGTACTTTTAAAAGACCAGCTAGAAGCTGAGACGTCGGATTTTGAGCAACGATGGGAAACCTTGCGACCAAACATCACTCAAAATCAACCAAGAAGTGCAAGCCTCCAAGATTTACGAGGCAGTCTTGACTCGGAGCAATGGCCCAGTCTTACTCAAACATCGTTCCGGCTTGGGCCCGAGGAGCCCGTAAAGAATGCACCTGGAGGTTTGGTACGAAGCCGATACCCGTTCCGCGACTCGGATTCAGAAACAGAAGAGGAGAGCTGGCGGGGCAGAGTCGAACGCGGTGCATATACTGAAAAAGTTaaacaaaaatctaaatcagTGGCAGATTTAATGGTACTAGTACACATAGAACCTGACTCTGACGCAGACTTGTCGCTGGGGCCCCAG ATGCCTATGGCAGAAAAATCTTTGTCAATGAAGAAAAGACTACCAGCGAGGGGTAGCGATAGCGATCTACCAAGTGCTATCTTTGACGATCAATTTGATCTCGCGCTAAGGAAGCTCAGAGATCCTCTTGTACCTGGAAACAGCTTGAGAGGGTCAAGAATAACGCAGAATACTAACTCTGCGGAGCGGCCCAAATTGCTGACTTTAACAATGGACCAAGGCCAAACGCCGATACTGAGACTGGCCTTTGAGTCTAAAGTGGAGAGTCTTAAAGAAGAGAGTCTCgtaaaaagtgaaataaaaactttaaataaagaaccta ATATCCAGTCCTCTGAGAATGAAGGAATGAAACTTTTGTCAAGGAACGATTTGAACCAATCCCCGATACGATACAATGAACAAGTCGCCGCATCGACGATCACATCGATTTCAAAAGATGTGACGGGATCTCAGACTGTTTTGGCTGTGAGCGAGGGAAGCAATATAGCGCCTTCTtgtttttctaataattttcaaGTAACTGACCTTGACAACGATGAGGAGGAAAAAGACGAAAAtgaaactttaaaaaataataatcacgcTGTTAAAGTAAAATTGATTGACGTGAATTCGTGGAACAATGCTCTTGATACCGCCCTGGAGCAGAAGTCAGcggattttaataattttacaacgCCCTCGCCGATACATAAGATTGAATCAACAAACGAAGAAGCCATCACGCCATCACCACAGTCGCGCGCAGAGTATTCGGCCGAAGATGCCGAAGACGAGTATTCAAACGCCGAGGATTTACCTGGATTGTCGAAACGACACTTGCCGATAGACGATGAGGAGGACAGGAAGCGAATGTCAACTCCTGACGATGAACGTAGCTCTGACTCTGGCTTCCGTGATAAAGAGTCTTGCGAAGAAGAGGAGAGTCCGTTAATTGGTCCGCTGCCAAATCTCGTTGCCTCGCAATCCAACACACCAAAGTCTACGACGACTCACGATAGTGCTGAGGAGGAACAGCTGCGTATACTCTTCGAGCTGGATACTATTCTGGATGCAGAGTGTTACGGCACGCTGAACGACTCCTTAGATCCCAGTGTTGATAAAGCGCTACTACTTCAG GTATCCGAAGGCTCACCATCGAACACCATACAACGAGACACAGATCTCGAGGCTGAGACGTCTGAGACCGTACAGTCGTCGAGTGAGGCAACGGGCGAAACCGAGCGAGAAATAGTGCAGATTGACAAGTCTAGTAGCGACGAGGCGAATTTAAGCTGCAGCGCCGTTCTCGACTCTCAACCCATGGATTCCGAATGTGGTCCCGTAGATTCGACTCATCGGGCGGCTTTATTAAGCGAAGATTTAAACAGCAGCGCCTCACACCATGCTGCTGAGAGCAGTAGTTGGCCCTGTTTAGCTTCATTAGACAACAACGAGGACGAGGATAGCTCGACAATGTCGCTACGTAGCGACAACTCCTACGTGTCCTTCGGTATGGACGAGGAATTTGTCGCGGCGATTCGCAACGAACTACGGGAGAAACTTCCTCATGCGCAGATGTCAGTAGTCGAGGCTCAGGAACCCCACGATGAAGATGAGCCTTCACTCGTCAGCGATCTAGATAGCAAAAATTGGGATGACGAAGTTGAGGAAGAACTCGCAGAACGTAGTGGTGCAGTTGACATATCTATTAGGTATAACACGTATGGTACGCCTTTGAGTCCAATCCTGGAAGAACGCGAGAGTGCCGGCAACTCAGAGTCGTTCAACAATACGAGAGACGATTCACGAGATGCTTCAATAACGTCTAAGGGTGGTAGCAACTCCCTCTCCGAAGACGATGTTCTTCTCATAGACACGCAAACGAACCGGGCTACGCTTGTAGAGGGTGGCTCCACGCACTCGCAAGAATCGCAGGAGCTATCAAATCACGACTCGTCCGAAGATGACAACCGCAACATCACCAACATGTATCACCACCACAACAGACCCTTGTATCCACTAGACAAGAGGTTCGGCGGCATTTTGACGGGTGGCACTGGAGCTCCGCTTCCAAGTCCTGAGGACGAGGCCTGCAAGTGGCAACAGCAGATGTCTGCATTTCCGATGCTGCCACCTCAGCTCCAGGACAATCTCATGTCAACAAGCTTCGCAAGCGAACAAGATTGGGATAGCGATGAGGAGGACGACGGAGAGGGTCCCAGTGAGTCCATAGACAACGAAATTGGCGATGAAGATGataacgacgacgatgatgatgatgatgatgatgaaggCGAAGACGCTGTGATGGATGAggacgatgacgatgacgatgacgatgaaGAAAACAGTTCGAGCTCTGGAGAATTTGTTTGGCAG CAATACGGCGCGGGTACAGCGCATCTAGAGAGTCATGAGACTGAAAATTCAAAGAAAATCAGCGAGTTGGACGAAGCCGACGAGGCAGAAGAAGATACGGGTGAAGAATTCGAGACTGAAGACGAAGTCGAAGAAGAGTTTACACCGTCGGCCTGGGATGCAACTTTGGCACCCCATCGATCGGCCCTCAGATCACCTGAAAAGGCTCTGAAAACTGGG GATCAAAAGAAGAGCGTGTGGTTTAAAAAGCAACGTTACCATTGTGTTTACGAGTATCCAAAAGAGACGCCGCCTATCGAAAGTCAAAGTCCCGTGACATCCGCTTGGGAGCCGACTTCGTATACAG aCTGGGAAGAAATGATCGATAACATCGATAGATTGAATTTCCAACCAATGGATTATTTTGAGACTAATAATGCCA AAGGAGATGAGGAGTTCTTTGTGAGCAGTTCGAACCGTCCGTTCCAGTTTCAGTCGGGAGATGGAAAATGCGTTAGTCAATTCTTTCCCGGCGCTAGCGGCAGTGGCGCTGCATCAACGTCCCAAGAAAGTCCGAGCCAGGAATTCCAGAGCCAGCAAACCGAAGAAGCAGTCTCTGGACAGCAGCAATCTTTCAGCGATCGCCAGCAGTTGGGCGAATTGAGGCACACACGCGATCGACTAAAATTGAACCTAGTAAATCCGTCGTCTTCGTCGAATGGCAACAACAGGGTCGTGCAAATGTGCAATCCGGTGAAGCAGGGTATTAAAGtgagcgacgacgacgatgacgacgacgacaacgaggaGGAAGATAATATCGACAAAACGAGGTTAAGCGATGAGAGGCTGCACCAGGACGAATCTAAATCGGATGAGATATCTGAAAAAGAATTGAACCCTCAATCTGATTCTTACGTCAAAGATGCCAAGGTAGAGACAGTTCCTATTCAGGAATCGCCCGTTGTTCAGCAGTCTTTAACTCCCGTGAAATCGTCGCCGTCCGCTGACGAGCAAAGCAGTAGCGATAATCTTGAGTCGAAGAGCAATCGCGATGATCTCGATGTCGATTAA